The bacterium genome has a segment encoding these proteins:
- a CDS encoding clostripain-related cysteine peptidase, with the protein MHKLIFAAVLTAYCFLSTATIKAETTTKKANKHWTILVFLNGDNDLEGAAMGDMNEMERAVDTSKYNVIVEFDRSPFGDVSNGNWSDTRTFYVTPDPSVDKIIRSTIIDSGFEANMGDPNALIDFVKKGIQDYPADNYMLVVWDHGNGWLKKQNRLPLKGISYDETSNREMGVANGEYAYAIDSISALLGKRLDVFANDACLMGMQEVAYEVKDNVSCLISSELSIAYDGYPYDDILNWLNVNQNATPEELSNAIVDKYTISYNGGSQGTQDATLSALKLDNEFLHLSHCIDAFAVELIKIKGRNNTNIETAYTETQCFDNSWVYSYDIYDFAYNIKQNVNISDSIKSWADSVMLAIDSVVINEGHCSTPPALLEGSHGIAIYYPVGFNIDTTYKNLTLSKDLPNWMNFIKGDTLGIEEISNIKYQSASGGSKLEIIKNKICLSVPNNYYTNTRITIYDLCGRTKEIVYSGVLSKGDYVFTPKIKKSGIYFVRLKTNSGFYTQKLIITR; encoded by the coding sequence ATGCATAAACTTATATTTGCAGCAGTTTTAACGGCATATTGTTTTCTATCAACGGCAACAATAAAAGCCGAAACTACGACTAAAAAAGCAAATAAACACTGGACTATACTTGTCTTTTTGAACGGGGATAACGACTTGGAAGGTGCGGCAATGGGGGATATGAACGAAATGGAAAGAGCCGTTGACACCTCTAAATATAATGTAATAGTTGAATTCGATAGGTCGCCGTTTGGTGATGTCTCCAACGGCAATTGGTCGGATACAAGGACTTTTTATGTAACTCCTGACCCAAGCGTAGATAAAATTATTCGTTCAACCATTATAGATTCCGGATTCGAGGCCAATATGGGCGACCCAAATGCGTTAATTGATTTTGTAAAAAAAGGAATACAGGATTATCCTGCAGATAATTATATGCTTGTTGTCTGGGATCACGGAAACGGTTGGTTGAAAAAACAAAACCGTCTCCCCTTAAAAGGTATAAGTTACGATGAAACAAGCAATCGTGAAATGGGTGTAGCAAACGGTGAATACGCTTATGCTATAGATAGTATAAGCGCTTTGCTTGGAAAAAGATTGGATGTTTTTGCAAATGATGCCTGTTTAATGGGGATGCAGGAAGTGGCTTATGAAGTAAAAGACAATGTAAGTTGTCTTATTTCTTCGGAATTAAGCATCGCTTACGACGGCTATCCGTATGATGACATATTGAATTGGTTAAATGTTAATCAAAATGCAACTCCCGAAGAATTATCAAACGCAATAGTTGATAAATATACGATTTCATACAATGGCGGTTCCCAGGGAACCCAGGATGCAACCTTGTCCGCTCTTAAATTAGATAATGAATTTTTACATTTGTCTCATTGCATTGATGCTTTTGCAGTAGAGCTTATTAAGATAAAGGGGAGAAATAATACGAACATTGAAACCGCATATACTGAAACCCAATGTTTTGATAACAGTTGGGTATACTCTTATGATATTTATGACTTCGCTTATAACATTAAACAAAACGTAAATATTTCCGACAGTATTAAAAGTTGGGCGGATTCAGTTATGCTGGCAATAGATTCCGTTGTAATAAACGAAGGACATTGTTCAACTCCACCGGCTTTGTTGGAAGGTTCTCACGGGATAGCCATTTATTATCCGGTTGGGTTTAACATAGATACTACGTATAAAAATCTTACTCTCTCTAAGGATTTGCCTAACTGGATGAACTTCATAAAGGGTGATACTCTTGGGATAGAAGAAATATCAAATATCAAATATCAATCCGCCTCAGGCGGATCAAAATTGGAAATAATAAAAAATAAGATTTGTTTGTCCGTTCCAAATAACTATTATACGAATACACGAATAACTATCTATGACCTCTGCGGAAGGACGAAAGAGATTGTTTATAGCGGTGTTCTAAGCAAAGGAGATTACGTCTTTACGCCGAAGATAAAAAAGAGCGGAATATATTTCGTGAGATTGAAAACAAATTCTGGTTTCTATACCCAAAAACTTATTATAACAAGATGA
- a CDS encoding phosphopentomutase, with the protein MKRVVILLLDGVGCGALPDAIKYGDENSNTLGNLANQLGELDLPVLQSLGLGNIISIKGVPLLDSPLASYGKAMELSAGKDSTIGHWELMGVVTSKPFPVFLDGFPEAMLKKFSSAIPQGNVLGGEAASGTEIIARLGDEHIKTGYPIVYTSADSVFQIAAHKSVIPLDELYRLCEIAREMFPDIARIIARPFIGESGAFKRVPERRDYSLPPPGITLLDLLKEKNFEVTTIGKVNYLFTDRGITESINTKDNFDVADKTMKTLASKTADGIIFANFLDFDMLWGHRNDVANFAKGLEYFDEWLKGFLNKLDKNDILFITADHGNDPTTSSTDHSREYIPILVYGDKIAKGKYIGVRQTFADVGATIGEHFGIKLPQGKSFLSDVL; encoded by the coding sequence ATGAAAAGAGTAGTTATTTTACTTTTAGATGGCGTTGGTTGTGGCGCATTACCTGATGCGATAAAATACGGCGACGAAAACTCCAATACGCTTGGCAATCTTGCCAATCAATTAGGCGAACTAGATTTGCCGGTGCTTCAATCACTCGGACTCGGTAACATAATATCCATAAAAGGCGTTCCTCTGTTGGATTCTCCCTTAGCGTCTTACGGTAAAGCAATGGAACTTTCCGCAGGAAAAGATTCCACGATAGGACACTGGGAATTGATGGGAGTTGTTACGTCAAAACCGTTTCCTGTATTTCTTGATGGTTTCCCTGAAGCTATGTTGAAAAAATTTAGTTCTGCCATTCCACAGGGCAATGTGCTTGGTGGTGAAGCTGCTTCCGGGACGGAAATCATTGCCCGGTTAGGAGATGAACATATAAAAACGGGATATCCGATAGTCTATACTTCGGCTGATTCGGTATTTCAAATTGCTGCGCATAAATCCGTGATTCCTCTCGATGAGTTATATAGGCTTTGTGAAATTGCAAGAGAAATGTTTCCGGATATAGCAAGAATAATTGCCCGTCCCTTTATCGGTGAATCAGGCGCATTTAAAAGAGTGCCGGAAAGAAGAGACTATTCGTTGCCTCCACCGGGGATAACTTTATTGGATTTGCTAAAAGAAAAGAATTTTGAAGTTACTACGATAGGTAAAGTAAATTATTTATTTACAGATAGAGGGATAACGGAAAGCATTAACACAAAAGACAATTTTGATGTTGCGGACAAGACAATGAAAACCCTTGCCAGCAAAACTGCTGATGGGATTATTTTTGCTAATTTTTTAGATTTTGATATGTTGTGGGGACATAGAAATGATGTAGCAAATTTTGCAAAAGGACTTGAATATTTTGACGAATGGTTGAAAGGGTTCTTAAATAAATTAGATAAAAACGATATACTTTTTATAACTGCAGACCATGGGAACGACCCGACTACGTCTTCTACCGACCACTCAAGGGAATATATTCCTATTTTAGTTTACGGGGATAAAATTGCTAAAGGGAAATATATAGGGGTAAGACAAACTTTTGCAGATGTCGGCGCCACAATCGGTGAACATTTTGGAATAAAACTTCCCCAGGGAAAAAGTTTCCTGTCAGATGTATTGTAA
- a CDS encoding BatA domain-containing protein, whose protein sequence is MNFLTPNFLFWLFTLPIPFLIHLWHKKTTRRVLFSSTMFFRQSEQGKQSFKKPKDILLLILRTLILLFIILGFANPTLNKKQNIVLLDDSYDMLTKNGKSTIFELGLKEAHKIKGAKLVFASGTKYNEYPKATPSAKFQRFAFQSKTDTTREYPDYIITKLGKISKLPNVKLIEIDGRDDNFSIDSLLIENSKLFVKITNHTSKSAEKIITLFTKETTLSAKVSIPANSNTITLFPLSEKAKYGSLQIESDALDIDNIKYFVVPSMPPLKVLITGDTLNSFFIENALAPPGGNSKITLSINVTQASSLKNISSILSNNADANNYDVIIFNGNSIPQTPHTIFAPSDAPTVKSGFLRLTNLTEMHPIFDDKDILIELKQARFTRVAQLDSNLLRSSQILARFSNNSPAIVELENRNLWLAFPLNQFSDDFIISPSFVLFMQRIVYWIAGKQIQKHNFIVGEKASLKVEKSGTYLCNCISDGQNKDYRLNSVIESDGIYVSLPTEVPGIYELQGVGVKDAMFFAVNISNEFASPSSAIDLSKNYVLIRNWFFWLALILMGLEMIIKTFPRV, encoded by the coding sequence ATGAATTTTCTTACACCTAATTTTCTTTTCTGGTTGTTTACTTTGCCGATCCCTTTTCTCATTCATTTATGGCACAAGAAAACCACCCGCCGCGTATTGTTTTCAAGCACTATGTTTTTCCGGCAATCAGAACAAGGAAAACAATCTTTTAAAAAACCAAAAGACATATTACTGCTAATTTTACGCACGCTAATCCTTTTGTTTATTATTCTTGGCTTTGCAAACCCTACTCTGAATAAAAAACAAAACATAGTCCTGCTTGACGATTCTTATGATATGTTAACAAAAAACGGCAAATCCACGATTTTTGAACTCGGGCTAAAAGAAGCGCATAAAATCAAAGGAGCAAAATTAGTGTTCGCCTCCGGGACTAAATACAACGAATATCCTAAGGCGACTCCTTCCGCTAAGTTCCAAAGATTTGCGTTCCAATCCAAAACGGATACGACTCGAGAATACCCGGATTACATAATCACAAAATTAGGGAAAATATCCAAACTGCCAAACGTTAAACTTATAGAAATTGACGGCAGGGACGATAATTTCTCTATAGATTCTTTACTAATCGAAAATTCAAAATTGTTTGTAAAAATAACAAATCACACTTCCAAATCCGCAGAAAAAATCATTACTTTGTTTACCAAAGAAACGACACTGTCGGCAAAAGTTTCTATCCCTGCAAATTCAAATACAATAACTTTATTCCCTTTATCGGAAAAGGCAAAATATGGCTCCCTGCAAATAGAATCCGATGCTCTGGATATAGATAATATAAAATATTTTGTAGTTCCGTCTATGCCTCCACTTAAAGTCCTTATCACAGGAGATACTTTGAATTCATTTTTCATAGAAAATGCGCTTGCGCCACCGGGAGGAAACTCAAAAATTACTTTAAGCATAAATGTAACTCAAGCTTCCAGCTTGAAAAATATAAGTTCAATTTTATCGAATAACGCCGATGCAAATAACTATGATGTTATTATATTCAATGGAAATTCCATACCCCAGACACCGCATACTATTTTTGCGCCGTCAGATGCGCCTACGGTAAAATCAGGGTTTCTTAGATTAACTAATTTAACAGAAATGCATCCTATATTTGACGATAAAGATATTCTTATTGAACTTAAACAAGCCAGATTTACAAGAGTCGCACAACTGGACAGTAATTTATTACGTAGCTCACAAATACTTGCAAGATTTTCTAATAATTCTCCTGCAATTGTAGAATTAGAAAACCGCAATTTGTGGCTTGCTTTTCCATTAAACCAATTCTCGGATGATTTTATTATTTCCCCTTCTTTTGTCCTGTTTATGCAACGTATAGTATACTGGATAGCAGGCAAACAAATCCAAAAACATAATTTTATAGTAGGGGAGAAAGCGAGCCTTAAAGTAGAAAAATCAGGAACTTATTTATGCAACTGCATCTCAGACGGCCAGAATAAAGATTACAGGCTTAATTCTGTTATAGAATCAGATGGCATATATGTAAGTCTACCGACAGAGGTGCCCGGCATTTATGAACTACAGGGGGTGGGCGTAAAAGATGCAATGTTTTTTGCAGTTAATATAAGCAATGAATTTGCCTCGCCTTCAAGTGCTATAGACTTATCTAAAAATTATGTTTTAATCAGGAATTGGTTTTTCTGGCTTGCATTAATTTTAATGGGACTCGAAATGATAATAAAAACTTTTCCAAGAGTTTGA
- a CDS encoding DUF58 domain-containing protein, which translates to MHTYLDPAVLSKLKTMELRARIIVEGALIGIHRSPYHGFSTEFKDHRNYQAGDELKRIDWKVYARSNKFYTKQFEEESNLNVYIVLDGSASMKYTSTTLSKFEYASYLAASLSWLFMKQKDAVGLAIFDEKLSVFQPPATTKSHLARLMKILDESKPSNNTKIVSNIDTLLAQIKKRSLIIILSDLLIPTADIVKAVKNISARGNEVIIFHILDDSEYKLKINESIILKDIETEAEISVTPTLKSSYEKELNKCIDLYKKTFRSRNVDYLLIRTSEPLENALIYYLAKHKQK; encoded by the coding sequence ATGCATACCTATCTTGATCCTGCAGTTCTTTCGAAACTTAAAACAATGGAACTTCGCGCACGTATTATAGTTGAAGGGGCATTAATCGGTATTCACCGCAGCCCTTATCACGGGTTTTCAACCGAATTCAAAGACCACCGAAACTATCAGGCAGGAGATGAACTAAAACGGATTGACTGGAAAGTGTATGCGCGAAGCAATAAATTCTATACGAAACAATTTGAAGAAGAATCTAATCTCAACGTATATATAGTATTGGATGGCAGCGCTTCTATGAAATATACTTCAACTACTTTATCAAAATTCGAATACGCAAGTTATCTCGCAGCTTCCCTCTCGTGGCTATTTATGAAACAAAAAGACGCCGTAGGACTTGCAATTTTCGACGAGAAACTTTCCGTGTTCCAACCGCCTGCCACAACAAAATCACACCTGGCGCGGTTAATGAAAATATTGGATGAAAGTAAACCTTCCAACAACACTAAAATCGTATCCAACATTGACACCCTGTTAGCACAGATAAAAAAAAGAAGTCTTATAATTATTTTATCGGATTTACTTATTCCCACAGCAGATATTGTTAAAGCAGTAAAAAACATAAGCGCAAGAGGGAACGAAGTAATCATATTTCACATACTTGACGATTCTGAATATAAACTTAAAATCAACGAATCAATAATATTGAAAGACATTGAAACGGAGGCTGAAATTTCCGTTACGCCAACTCTAAAATCCTCATACGAAAAAGAACTTAATAAATGCATAGATTTATATAAAAAAACTTTTCGTTCCCGTAACGTTGATTATTTATTAATTCGAACTTCCGAGCCACTCGAAAATGCTCTTATATATTATCTTGCGAAACATAAACAAAAATGA
- a CDS encoding transglycosylase SLT domain-containing protein: MINLIFIILLNSTPQRYIELHEFNRAIPMITDSQKLGALYLRMHNYAKALPLVKEPFQIAYIYERKGELDSAIKYYKKADSLLMPHSLFKIAYCLLEMKRYSDALSYLNKIVTDYPDFVYIRTAYKGLSDCYSALGNYATAISVIEKGFVPPLSWYYVAVLKERSKQSAKDLWLRLATDYPQSEYAKYCLDRIPDDSLRLKGRINYFAKDYEKAISCLGDIKGEEEFVAHSLFNKKLYDRAEILARDKGLWKIAGDCERKLGNLELALRYYQQSSDSEAIFWNAYCLHQLGRKEEAMLKYKDVPQWSDNSEVADLRAIVLATELKRFDVGFEACKNISAPTSYYWTYKLYELQGKKDSAKIYLTKVIKEYPFSYYAWLLNERNLSPFREKTSVSLLECEPLQWINQWAKTPYTVKGNEQVSFRRGELLLKLGITKEGIDEVRAINNEHPLFYWKIAKLFYHYGINDLAIVYAKKINFPGAIPRKFAEVLYPVCFLPTIDELPHELDEFLLLAIMREESQFNPAALSCSNAMGLTQVIPKTAKHIARELGVSHYNMFDPPTSIRFGAHYINKMKELLHNKEEFALAAYNGGPDNVRDWITSTDTSKIDCWVEQIPFDQTRRYVKRVIGNYCAYEQIYGE; the protein is encoded by the coding sequence ATGATTAATTTAATTTTTATAATTTTATTAAACAGCACGCCGCAGAGATATATTGAACTTCACGAATTTAACCGTGCTATCCCTATGATCACTGATTCGCAAAAACTCGGGGCTTTATATCTTAGAATGCATAATTATGCAAAAGCGTTGCCGTTAGTTAAAGAACCATTTCAAATTGCTTATATCTATGAACGCAAGGGAGAATTAGATTCAGCTATTAAATATTATAAAAAAGCTGATTCTCTTTTGATGCCTCATTCTCTTTTCAAGATTGCCTATTGTCTTTTAGAGATGAAAAGATATAGCGATGCGTTAAGTTATTTGAATAAGATAGTAACGGATTATCCCGATTTTGTATATATCAGAACCGCATACAAAGGGCTTTCTGATTGTTATTCGGCGCTCGGGAATTATGCGACCGCAATATCCGTTATAGAAAAAGGATTCGTTCCCCCACTTTCCTGGTATTATGTTGCAGTTCTTAAAGAACGTTCAAAACAAAGCGCTAAAGACCTATGGTTAAGACTGGCAACTGATTATCCTCAATCAGAATATGCAAAGTATTGTCTTGATAGAATACCCGATGACAGCTTAAGATTAAAAGGCCGGATAAATTATTTTGCCAAAGATTACGAAAAGGCAATTTCCTGTCTTGGAGATATAAAAGGGGAAGAAGAATTCGTAGCCCATAGTTTATTCAATAAAAAACTTTACGATAGGGCAGAAATTCTTGCCAGAGATAAGGGTTTATGGAAGATAGCGGGTGACTGCGAAAGAAAATTGGGCAACCTGGAACTTGCATTAAGATATTACCAGCAATCCTCGGATTCGGAAGCTATATTCTGGAATGCTTATTGCTTGCATCAACTTGGGAGAAAAGAAGAAGCGATGCTTAAGTATAAAGACGTTCCACAATGGAGCGATAATTCGGAAGTTGCTGACCTCAGAGCAATTGTGCTTGCTACGGAACTTAAACGTTTTGATGTTGGCTTTGAGGCCTGTAAAAACATATCTGCGCCGACGTCATATTACTGGACTTATAAGTTGTATGAGTTGCAAGGGAAAAAAGATTCGGCAAAAATCTATTTAACGAAAGTAATTAAAGAATATCCTTTTTCTTATTATGCATGGCTTCTAAATGAACGCAATTTATCTCCTTTCCGGGAAAAAACATCCGTAAGTTTATTGGAATGCGAACCGTTGCAGTGGATTAATCAATGGGCAAAAACTCCTTATACTGTTAAAGGGAACGAACAGGTTAGTTTCAGAAGGGGAGAACTTTTATTGAAATTAGGGATTACTAAAGAAGGAATAGATGAGGTAAGGGCTATTAATAATGAGCATCCTCTTTTCTATTGGAAAATAGCAAAATTGTTTTATCATTATGGAATAAACGACCTTGCAATAGTGTATGCCAAGAAAATTAATTTCCCGGGTGCGATACCAAGGAAATTTGCAGAAGTCCTTTACCCTGTATGCTTTTTGCCTACTATTGATGAGTTGCCCCATGAACTGGATGAATTTCTGCTTCTTGCTATTATGAGGGAAGAAAGTCAGTTTAACCCGGCTGCATTATCCTGCTCGAATGCTATGGGGTTGACACAGGTTATTCCCAAAACGGCAAAACATATTGCGCGAGAATTGGGAGTCAGCCATTACAATATGTTTGACCCACCTACAAGTATAAGGTTTGGCGCTCATTATATAAATAAAATGAAAGAACTTTTACATAACAAAGAAGAGTTCGCCCTAGCAGCATATAACGGAGGGCCGGATAATGTTAGAGACTGGATAACTTCTACGGATACGTCAAAAATAGATTGCTGGGTTGAACAGATTCCCTTTGACCAGACGAGAAGATACGTAAAAAGAGTTATTGGTAATTATTGTGCTTACGAACAAATATACGGTGAATGA
- a CDS encoding PLP-dependent aminotransferase family protein, whose translation MSKLLKKRLSRRIKSTKRSSIREALRLTENLDIISFGGGLPDSALFPTKIIEKATISVLSTDSKRILQYGASEGYMPLKQELIKRLIQKEKIKLTAEELIITTGSQQGLDIVAKVFLNCEDVVIVEEPSYLGGLMAFRSYGARFIGIPCDENGMQVEIINDKLKNLAKHEINKIKFVYVVPDFQNPGGTTLTLERRKKLIELAEKYDFLIVEDTPYKELRYSGKNIPSLFLLAPRGRVITLCTFSKLLCPGFRLGYAFSSKDIIFQLATGKQSTDLCTPPFIQAILAKILKDNELDKHIQGLISAYDKKQKAMLNSLNRYILPLKISTIEWTKVEGGLFLWVTLPKYIDTEKMIIKAIEKKVAYVPGTDFYHDGSLKNRMRLNFSSSTIEQIDMGIKRLAEVIKSEKRRFENLAK comes from the coding sequence ATGTCTAAACTTTTGAAAAAGAGGCTTTCTAGAAGAATTAAATCAACAAAACGTTCTTCAATAAGAGAAGCACTTAGATTAACTGAGAACTTAGACATTATATCATTTGGGGGAGGTTTGCCTGATTCTGCCTTGTTCCCTACAAAAATAATAGAAAAAGCTACTATTTCTGTTCTCTCAACGGATAGCAAACGCATACTCCAATATGGTGCTTCCGAAGGCTATATGCCGTTAAAACAAGAACTTATTAAAAGATTAATTCAAAAAGAAAAAATAAAACTTACGGCAGAGGAACTTATCATAACAACGGGTTCGCAACAAGGGCTGGATATTGTAGCAAAAGTATTTTTAAATTGTGAGGATGTTGTGATAGTTGAAGAGCCTTCCTACCTTGGTGGATTGATGGCATTTAGGTCTTACGGAGCAAGATTTATTGGTATCCCCTGTGATGAGAATGGAATGCAGGTAGAAATAATAAATGACAAATTAAAAAATTTAGCTAAACACGAAATTAATAAAATAAAATTCGTTTATGTCGTTCCCGACTTTCAAAATCCGGGCGGAACAACGTTAACTCTTGAAAGACGAAAAAAATTAATTGAACTTGCAGAAAAATACGACTTCTTGATAGTTGAAGATACTCCTTACAAAGAATTAAGGTACTCAGGTAAAAATATTCCTTCTTTATTTTTGCTTGCTCCACGAGGTAGAGTTATTACACTTTGTACCTTCAGCAAACTATTATGCCCGGGTTTTAGACTTGGTTATGCTTTTTCAAGTAAAGATATTATTTTTCAGCTTGCAACAGGGAAACAAAGCACAGACCTTTGCACGCCACCATTTATCCAGGCAATACTTGCGAAGATACTTAAAGACAACGAATTGGACAAACATATACAAGGTCTGATTAGTGCCTACGATAAAAAACAAAAAGCTATGCTTAATAGTTTAAACAGGTATATATTACCTTTGAAAATATCAACTATAGAATGGACAAAGGTAGAAGGTGGATTGTTCTTATGGGTAACATTGCCAAAATACATAGATACTGAAAAAATGATAATAAAAGCAATAGAAAAAAAAGTAGCCTATGTGCCGGGAACAGATTTTTATCATGATGGCTCACTCAAAAACCGTATGAGATTAAATTTTTCATCGTCCACTATTGAGCAAATAGATATGGGCATAAAAAGACTTGCTGAAGTTATAAAATCGGAAAAGCGACGATTTGAAAATTTAGCGAAATAA
- a CDS encoding MBL fold metallo-hydrolase encodes MKIVQLEVGMLQTNVYIISINNCNIIIDPGAEPEKILSELKKNNISEIKYILLTHNHWDHTGAVIPLKNKLKIKCGSHTLDKAECVDFLFNDGDVLTGLQVIHTPGHTTGGCCFFIPSANPPILIAGDTIFPEGGYGRTDFGGNEKDIKKSIKDKILVLPLNTIIYPGHGQSTTVEQEKEYW; translated from the coding sequence ATGAAAATCGTACAACTGGAAGTTGGAATGTTGCAAACAAACGTATATATAATTAGTATTAACAATTGTAACATAATTATTGATCCGGGCGCTGAACCGGAAAAGATTTTATCCGAGTTGAAAAAAAACAATATTTCTGAAATTAAATATATTTTACTGACTCATAATCACTGGGACCATACCGGCGCCGTTATCCCCTTAAAAAACAAACTAAAAATAAAATGCGGTTCTCATACGCTTGATAAAGCAGAATGCGTTGATTTTTTATTTAATGACGGAGACGTTCTTACCGGGCTCCAAGTTATACATACCCCCGGACATACAACCGGCGGTTGCTGTTTCTTTATCCCTTCTGCTAACCCGCCAATATTAATTGCCGGAGATACTATTTTCCCGGAGGGCGGATACGGAAGAACGGATTTCGGGGGAAACGAAAAAGACATTAAAAAAAGCATAAAAGATAAAATTCTGGTATTGCCTTTAAATACGATTATATACCCGGGACACGGGCAATCTACGACAGTAGAACAGGAAAAAGAATACTGGTAG